Proteins from a single region of Argopecten irradians isolate NY chromosome 7, Ai_NY, whole genome shotgun sequence:
- the LOC138327130 gene encoding uncharacterized protein produces MYLKVLLVFALQLIVATFGNIVTRSPGIDVLLNVSLNSWTEASRKCQLAAGTQNSDVSLSTLIFNLTNAELPTVEAWIGATATYSVWLELQSCNYGKELNVLYRFDISQSSDPAETCLQNCGNVTFYLTTEWCYCAESVAYSPQYCVATSCPGDRFCGNESQLFNSFTYYCMCKYAPVTVVDDGLIGGCKKVVHEGENTNIETADCGQGNPVLCKHLETGNRYIPGGISESWVTSALLCNAENATISGLDSAELSFEGDYQYWIGVFRIAHVKWETSRSDASSYCISVTVDVNGMAAKNVRDCSTILPSLCEITPVTQSVSQGQTTPVGMSSASTQQPTMGSTMSGQNTTMAAASSTDRTGLIVGIVLAIVFFLVLLVLAQFFITKRKRKQKEMEERMRIGSLKMLPHSLRKAGEENKLSFMDAGNDPHLYNELHELPRSKSTRVDLYDHVETGRASINLYSELHKSDQKDPKVTTYDTIASINAEREAGMEREMASVPAQDNSTYDSLGKV; encoded by the coding sequence ATGTATCTTAAAGTGCTTTTGGTGTTTGCTTTGCAACTGATTGTCGCAACATTTGGAAATATTGTTACACGTTCGCCCGGGATTGATGTTTTATTAAACGTATCGTTAAATTCCTGGACCGAAGCCTCGAGGAAATGTCAGTTGGCAGCGGGGACACAAAACAGTGATGTCTCATTGTCAACACTGATCTTCAACTTAACAAACGCAGAATTACCGACAGTCGAGGCATGGATTGGCGCAACCGCTACGTATTCGGTCTGGCTGGAGCTTCAAAGTTGTAATTATGGCAAGGAATTGAATGTGCTATACCGCTTTGATATAAGTCAAAGTTCAGATCCGGCGGAAACGTGTTTACAGAACTGTGGAAACGTTACATTCTATCTTACCACTGAGTGGTGCTACTGTGCCGAGAGTGTTGCTTATTCACCACAATACTGTGTCGCCACTTCCTGTCCGGGAGACAGATTCTGTGGAAACGAATCCCAGCTATTCAACAGTTTTACCTACTACTGCATGTGTAAATATGCGCCAGTAACTGTTGTCGATGATGGTCTGATCGGCGGATGTAAAAAGGTAGTTCATGAGGGAGAGAATACTAATATCGAAACAGCGGACTGTGGGCAAGGAAATCCAGTTCTATGTAAACATTTGGAAACTGGAAACAGATATATCCCCGGTGGCATATCCGAGTCGTGGGTGACATCTGCTTTATTGTGTAACGCAGAAAACGCCACCATTTCTGGTCTTGATAGTGCCGAACTTTCCTTTGAAGGCGATTATCAATATTGGATAGGCGTTTTCCGTATTGCGCATGTAAAGTGGGAGACATCTCGGAGCGATGCATCCTCTTATTGCATATCCGTAACGGTGGATGTTAATGGCATGGCTGCAAAGAATGTGCGGGATTGTTCTACAATCTTACCGAGTCTATGTGAAATAACCCCTGTCACACAGTCTGTGTCCCAAGGACAGACAACTCCTGTAGGGATGTCGTCTGCTTCGACACAGCAACCAACAATGGGATCCACCATGTCGGGTCAGAACACAACTATGGCGGCGGCCTCGTCAACAGACAGAACAGGACTAATAGTGGGTATTGTGCTAGCGATAGTCTTCTTTCTGGTGCTCCTTGTCCTAGCACAGTTCTTTATTACTAAACgaaaacgaaaacaaaaagaaatggaAGAAAGAATGAGGATTGGCTCACTTAAAATGCTACCCCATTCTTTGCGGAAAGCTGGAGAGGAAAACAAGTTATCATTTATGGATGCAGGAAATGATCCTCATCTTTATAACGAGTTACACGAGCTGCCCAGGTCGAAATCAACTCGTGTTGATCTGTATGATCACGTGGAAACAGGCAGGGCCTCGATAAATTTGTACTCAGAACTACACAAGAGTGACCAGAAAGATCCAAAGGTCACTACTTATGATACAATAGCTAGTATAAACGCGGAGAGAGAGGCAGGGATGGAGAGAGAAATGGCATCGGTCCCTGCCCAGGATAACAGTACCTACGACTCGCTGGGAAAGGTTTGA